A window of Methanolobus sediminis contains these coding sequences:
- a CDS encoding MinD/ParA family ATP-binding protein yields the protein MLLSFHSYKGGTGKTTFVGNLGVMLSQKGNKICIIDTDVNGPGLHSLFDIRYDMTLIDYLQGVCSSEDIVYKYGNTDVYVVPSKACEEDISTMFNTPGEARDKLLSLVKKLGEKLDIDHFLFDCSPGINKSSLLTMNLVDKAVIVSTIDIQDIRGTYVLSSMSAKLETHAALLFNRIPADKRDDLMSIVSDFSNKLGTELLGLIAYDDYVAKSWSRKIAMQDDPECEYCNELKKVSEKLIN from the coding sequence ATGCTTTTGAGTTTTCATTCATATAAAGGTGGTACGGGCAAAACAACATTTGTTGGAAATCTGGGGGTCATGCTCTCTCAAAAGGGAAACAAAATATGCATAATCGATACCGATGTAAATGGTCCGGGTCTGCATTCTTTGTTTGACATAAGATATGATATGACACTCATTGATTATCTGCAGGGTGTTTGCAGTTCAGAAGATATTGTTTACAAATACGGGAACACTGATGTTTATGTAGTTCCGTCCAAAGCATGTGAAGAAGACATATCTACCATGTTTAACACACCTGGTGAAGCCAGGGACAAATTACTTTCTCTGGTAAAAAAACTTGGGGAAAAATTGGATATCGATCATTTTCTCTTTGATTGCAGTCCGGGTATCAATAAGTCAAGTCTTTTGACCATGAACCTGGTTGATAAGGCAGTGATCGTTTCAACCATTGATATTCAGGATATCAGGGGAACCTATGTGCTGTCAAGTATGTCTGCCAAACTGGAAACCCATGCAGCTCTTCTGTTTAACAGGATACCTGCTGATAAAAGGGATGATCTCATGTCTATTGTCTCTGATTTCAGTAATAAGCTTGGCACAGAGCTTTTGGGACTTATTGCGTACGACGATTACGTTGCTAAATCATGGTCCAGGAAGATCGCAATGCAGGATGATCCTGAATGCGAATATTGCAATGAGTTAAAAAAGGTATCAGAAAAGCTTATAAATTAG
- a CDS encoding helix-turn-helix domain-containing protein encodes MLIIMSDLHNNNGILEYLNDINEHLKLLELRIADLEARNSPAINDKMAVFLTVPDSIRKSLFAVSKLTSCTADEVSEITGRHRSIENKYLNELYRAGWLERERKGKKIYYSLSKKVDNKNNEHWSVVEEVENKLDQLLG; translated from the coding sequence ATAACGGGATTTTGGAATATCTTAATGATATAAACGAGCATTTGAAGTTACTGGAATTACGCATAGCAGATCTTGAAGCCCGTAATTCTCCAGCAATCAATGATAAAATGGCTGTTTTTCTGACAGTTCCTGATTCTATCCGTAAATCATTGTTCGCCGTTTCAAAGTTGACTTCATGCACAGCAGATGAAGTGAGCGAAATTACAGGAAGACATCGCTCAATAGAGAACAAATACCTTAATGAGCTTTACAGGGCCGGGTGGCTTGAAAGAGAGCGGAAAGGTAAAAAGATCTATTATTCTCTGAGCAAGAAAGTTGATAATAAGAACAATGAACATTGGTCTGTGGTGGAAGAGGTTGAGAACAAACTTGACCAATTACTTGGGTGA
- a CDS encoding DUF2117 family protein: MIIMEIGIVVHGPDVVDSGMAAKVIDRMRELGNVSVVMAGTIGKTAVLDAHLENLIDISKSLKPSKCIEEFFLTKDLIILLNHGKTTENGLLFANIVVSRIEDRNIKPLVQIERPGLSDGKVIPWNFKSTNEAEKISEMLDLELEDVPELVKPISIEDHGHRIIRNVYGVHVGEKIMINGIIVGFAESEDIRIISENGFIREIEGARIKEHGLEKLHGYKNRIPIDLRTCWIKSGPLRSGKFSVRRKEKAPETYGKTKKNIPDANNNANTAPGKIKAVIIDHEAESTFELIGDADIAVTIGDDTTDLAADILYRLRIPVIGITDGDLDGFSHMKHIYPGSVVIRLESGNDDIVGKKIREDIFDGKTAAEFDSINALRNNIFRLSKKLIIFRKDY; this comes from the coding sequence ATGATTATCATGGAAATAGGCATTGTAGTGCATGGACCCGATGTTGTGGATTCAGGGATGGCCGCAAAAGTAATTGACAGGATGAGAGAACTTGGAAACGTTTCTGTTGTCATGGCAGGGACGATCGGGAAAACAGCAGTCCTTGACGCACATCTTGAGAACTTAATAGATATAAGTAAAAGTCTCAAGCCCAGCAAGTGTATAGAAGAATTCTTTCTTACAAAGGATTTAATCATACTGTTGAACCATGGCAAAACTACTGAAAACGGACTTCTTTTTGCAAATATTGTTGTTTCAAGGATTGAAGACAGGAATATAAAACCGCTTGTACAGATCGAACGTCCGGGTTTATCCGATGGAAAGGTAATTCCATGGAATTTCAAATCTACGAATGAAGCTGAGAAAATCTCAGAAATGCTTGATCTGGAACTTGAAGATGTACCTGAACTTGTTAAGCCGATAAGTATTGAAGACCACGGACACCGTATCATCAGGAATGTTTACGGTGTCCATGTGGGAGAGAAGATAATGATCAACGGAATTATAGTAGGATTTGCAGAATCTGAAGATATCCGTATCATAAGTGAGAACGGTTTTATCCGTGAAATTGAAGGTGCCAGAATAAAAGAGCATGGCCTGGAAAAACTTCATGGATACAAGAACAGAATTCCAATCGACTTGCGTACATGTTGGATTAAAAGCGGACCTTTAAGAAGTGGTAAATTCTCTGTTCGCAGGAAAGAAAAAGCTCCTGAAACTTATGGAAAAACGAAAAAAAACATACCAGACGCCAATAATAATGCAAATACTGCACCAGGCAAGATTAAGGCTGTAATCATCGACCATGAAGCTGAGAGCACGTTTGAACTTATAGGCGATGCAGATATTGCAGTAACCATAGGTGATGATACCACAGATCTTGCTGCTGATATACTGTACAGGCTAAGAATACCTGTAATAGGAATAACTGATGGAGATCTTGATGGATTCTCACACATGAAACACATTTATCCTGGCTCTGTTGTGATACGTCTGGAATCAGGGAATGACGATATTGTTGGAAAAAAAATACGGGAGGATATCTTTGATGGAAAAACGGCTGCTGAGTTCGACTCTATAAATGCATTAAGGAACAATATATTCAGATTGTCGAAAAAATTAATCATTTTTAGAAAAGATTATTAA
- a CDS encoding symporter small accessory protein: MLGIDDPQIWLAYILCFVSAIGCIIYGALKWNDDSDDGEVD, translated from the coding sequence ATGCTTGGAATAGATGACCCACAAATATGGCTGGCTTACATACTATGCTTTGTAAGTGCCATCGGCTGCATTATATATGGAGCACTTAAATGGAACGACGATTCCGATGATGGTGAGGTGGATTAA
- a CDS encoding right-handed parallel beta-helix repeat-containing protein, producing MTRKILFILLAALVCIMLFSIGTVSATNLYVNDTGGYPTISNAVSAANDGDTIIVSDGLYVEWVYVSTSNLTICSENGSDTTSWTGIASDALSIDGVSNVTIDGFKFYGGASAVIEITNSNNCTISNNLITTSSTGILVSFSQSNTILNNVITDNNYGIQLVGLSNDNTLIGNTIYENTYGIYDSGTYITNLISNTVLNNTEYDVFFSVPSANKIITDMILTNNSSRISTIIPASIDTSTYFKGLETSTAFPEMTNINGYISINRTSDVDLDASFSYDESDLDSVAESDISLYWLNDTTWTAVEGATLDTTNNKVSATLTGFSENVYVTFGLFADTIIIPSAPEGFTNTTGDDWINHTWTADTSGKTDSYNISIGESWINGSTYNFFNHSGLSAHAWSNITVYAYNATDSTLSDGTIDNVQMPNNVVTILDITDITVTEGETITFDINSSDADGDTPTFACNNTSLFDSFNTETGEGSWITDLTDAGIYSVEFNVTDGYGSISSQIITITVNDFTLSAPTLSNSTGNFYVDWTWDAVENADSYNVSLNGIWTNGTTVLEMNNTPMDAHATSTIQVLAYNETYGALSDAVSDSITLANNLISISGLDNIEVNESELISVNAGYSDLDEDTPTFSCNRTDLFTDFNTSTGEGTWQTNYTSSGTYSIEFTVSDGVESTATQVITITVTNAPTTFYVGSSGYDYTTIQDAINDAAEGDTIIVTDGIYAECIIINKGIVLRSENGAENTTLLEGEPAPIINIYADNVTIDGFNVTGSGTYEGISLSSSNDSIIINNTCTVNSFGIYLDHSNNITVTDNILNNNINAGILTSYSSYNTLTNNEINNNGNDGIYLHTSSYNTLTDNFVNYNEGTGIYLDNSCNNNTIEHNRVHDNYDIGILVSDSDNNILTDNNIYNNYDGITLSYSNTNTLTDNILDNNDEFGIYLIYSNTNTLANNIAVNNDVYGIAISTSINNILTDNIVTSNILGDFWTASLNNTVENLEITLNGILISYTSDDTATNFIGNYLISTLSEKINVGNYFTIERSTPLEIFLSYDDSDMSSTGESSINLYKYNNSDSTWSVVNDTTLNISVNQLNVTISEGTYGLFKDPEPTTSSSSSSSGSSGGSVATRVRSQGTIATLSTNGAGELTGDTVVKSKDTITTVTLYKGTVGTDTSGNPVNTIIVTTPASMPADTPDEVLESGLYYDFGPSGTTFNKEVLITIDFDPEDFEGKTPLIYTYNSEDGWTALETTIDWENGRATAYTTHFSLYALFGDDAEEIVEEILQDPASASVTEEETESVEDETSDTPGFTALAGIVFVLLSFFARRK from the coding sequence ATGACAAGAAAAATTTTATTTATTCTTTTAGCAGCTTTAGTCTGCATAATGCTTTTTAGCATTGGTACAGTTTCCGCAACAAATCTCTATGTTAATGATACAGGTGGTTATCCAACGATTAGCAATGCTGTTAGTGCAGCCAATGACGGTGATACTATTATCGTATCTGATGGTCTTTATGTTGAATGGGTATATGTCTCTACATCTAACCTAACAATTTGTTCCGAAAATGGATCGGATACTACATCATGGACAGGTATAGCATCTGACGCACTTTCAATCGATGGTGTCAGCAATGTCACAATTGACGGTTTTAAATTCTATGGTGGAGCGAGTGCAGTTATAGAAATAACAAATTCAAATAATTGTACTATCAGTAACAATCTTATAACTACATCTTCTACCGGTATTTTAGTCTCATTTAGTCAGTCTAATACTATATTAAACAATGTTATTACTGACAATAACTATGGTATCCAGTTAGTAGGTCTTTCTAATGACAACACTCTAATAGGAAATACTATTTATGAAAATACTTATGGTATTTATGATAGTGGTACTTATATCACTAACCTAATAAGTAACACCGTTTTGAACAATACTGAATATGATGTTTTCTTTAGTGTCCCTAGTGCTAATAAAATAATAACTGACATGATATTGACAAATAATTCCAGTCGAATATCAACAATCATCCCTGCATCAATAGATACATCAACATATTTCAAAGGACTTGAAACATCTACAGCCTTCCCTGAAATGACAAACATCAATGGTTATATTTCCATTAACAGAACTTCTGATGTTGATTTAGATGCTTCATTCTCTTATGATGAATCTGATTTAGATAGCGTTGCTGAATCAGACATCTCTCTCTATTGGCTCAATGATACCACATGGACAGCTGTAGAAGGAGCTACGCTTGACACAACCAATAATAAAGTCTCCGCAACCCTTACTGGTTTCTCAGAAAATGTGTATGTTACATTCGGTCTTTTTGCAGACACAATAATCATTCCATCTGCTCCAGAAGGTTTCACAAACACCACCGGCGATGACTGGATCAATCATACCTGGACTGCTGACACAAGCGGTAAAACAGATTCCTATAACATTAGTATTGGTGAAAGCTGGATAAATGGAAGTACATACAATTTCTTCAACCATTCTGGCCTTTCAGCACACGCATGGTCAAACATAACTGTCTATGCCTACAATGCCACAGATTCCACTCTCTCAGATGGAACTATTGACAATGTTCAGATGCCAAATAATGTTGTTACAATTCTTGACATAACAGACATTACGGTAACTGAAGGAGAGACTATTACCTTTGACATTAATTCATCAGACGCAGACGGCGATACTCCTACATTTGCCTGCAACAATACTTCCCTGTTCGATAGTTTCAATACTGAAACAGGAGAAGGTTCATGGATCACAGATTTGACTGATGCAGGAATTTACTCTGTTGAATTCAATGTGACTGATGGTTACGGTTCAATTTCGTCTCAAATAATTACAATCACTGTAAATGATTTCACCCTATCTGCTCCTACTCTTAGCAATTCAACAGGCAATTTCTATGTAGACTGGACTTGGGATGCAGTAGAAAATGCAGACTCCTATAATGTAAGTCTGAATGGAATTTGGACTAATGGTACTACTGTTCTTGAAATGAATAATACTCCTATGGATGCACATGCTACCTCTACAATTCAAGTCCTTGCATACAATGAAACATACGGAGCATTGTCTGATGCAGTCAGTGATTCAATAACTCTTGCTAACAACCTAATCTCAATATCCGGTTTGGACAATATTGAAGTCAATGAATCTGAACTAATTTCTGTTAATGCAGGATACTCTGATCTGGATGAAGATACACCAACCTTCAGCTGTAACAGAACTGACCTATTCACAGATTTCAACACAAGCACAGGAGAAGGAACTTGGCAGACCAATTATACAAGTTCTGGAACTTACTCTATTGAGTTTACTGTAAGTGATGGCGTTGAATCTACTGCTACTCAGGTAATTACAATCACAGTGACAAATGCACCAACTACCTTTTATGTTGGAAGCAGCGGCTATGATTACACAACTATCCAGGATGCAATAAATGATGCAGCCGAAGGTGACACAATCATTGTAACTGACGGTATTTATGCCGAGTGTATTATCATTAACAAAGGTATTGTACTTCGTTCTGAAAATGGTGCAGAAAACACTACTTTACTGGAAGGTGAGCCTGCTCCTATAATTAATATATATGCAGATAATGTAACTATTGATGGTTTCAATGTCACAGGATCAGGTACTTATGAAGGTATTTCTCTCTCCTCCTCAAATGACAGCATAATAATAAACAATACCTGTACTGTAAATAGTTTCGGTATTTACCTCGATCACTCCAATAATATTACAGTGACGGATAACATTCTCAATAATAACATCAATGCTGGTATTCTAACTTCATACTCTAGTTATAATACTCTGACAAACAATGAGATAAATAACAATGGAAACGATGGTATTTACCTACATACTTCATCTTACAATACCCTAACAGATAACTTTGTAAATTATAATGAAGGAACTGGTATTTACTTAGATAATTCATGTAACAATAATACCATAGAACACAACAGAGTTCATGACAATTATGATATAGGTATTCTAGTGAGTGACTCCGACAACAATATTCTAACTGACAATAATATCTACAACAACTATGATGGTATTACACTTAGTTATTCAAATACCAACACTCTAACAGATAATATTTTAGATAATAATGACGAATTTGGTATTTACCTTATATATTCAAATACCAACACTTTGGCAAATAATATTGCAGTTAACAATGATGTATATGGAATTGCAATTTCTACTTCCATTAATAATATTCTAACTGACAATATTGTAACAAGTAATATACTTGGTGATTTCTGGACAGCATCTCTCAACAATACAGTTGAAAATCTCGAAATTACTTTAAATGGTATTCTGATATCTTACACTTCAGATGATACAGCAACCAATTTCATAGGAAATTATTTAATCTCTACTTTATCAGAAAAAATAAATGTTGGTAATTATTTCACTATCGAAAGAAGCACTCCTTTAGAGATTTTCCTTTCCTACGATGATTCAGACATGAGCAGTACTGGAGAATCTTCTATTAATCTGTATAAGTATAACAATAGTGACAGTACATGGTCTGTAGTGAATGATACAACACTTAATATCTCTGTCAATCAGCTAAATGTAACAATTAGTGAAGGAACCTACGGATTGTTCAAAGATCCTGAACCAACAACTTCCAGTAGTTCAAGTTCATCCGGTTCAAGTGGTGGTTCTGTAGCTACAAGAGTAAGATCACAGGGAACAATAGCCACACTTTCAACAAACGGTGCTGGGGAACTAACAGGTGACACTGTTGTCAAATCAAAAGATACTATAACAACTGTGACTTTGTACAAGGGAACAGTTGGAACAGACACATCTGGAAATCCTGTTAATACGATAATAGTAACTACTCCTGCGTCCATGCCTGCCGATACTCCTGATGAAGTACTTGAATCAGGTCTTTACTATGATTTCGGACCTTCGGGAACCACATTTAACAAGGAAGTCCTGATAACTATAGACTTCGATCCGGAAGATTTTGAAGGCAAAACTCCGTTAATCTATACCTACAATTCAGAAGACGGCTGGACTGCTCTTGAAACAACTATTGACTGGGAGAATGGCAGAGCAACTGCATATACCACCCACTTCTCACTCTACGCTCTGTTTGGAGATGACGCAGAAGAGATAGTTGAAGAAATACTACAGGATCCTGCATCAGCATCAGTAACTGAAGAAGAAACAGAATCAGTTGAAGATGAAACATCGGATACTCCAGGATTTACTGCTCTTGCAGGAATTGTGTTTGTTCTACTTTCTTTCTTTGCAAGAAGAAAATAA
- a CDS encoding sodium:solute symporter family protein translates to MALDTPVLGIIILVYLMVIFYLGWLGYKKTKETEDYMVAGRKIHPYILALSYGATFISTSAIVGFGGAAGALGMGLLWLAFMNIFVGIFIAFVVFGSKTRRMGLNLNAVTFPELIGRRFQSRFIQGFSGALIGIFMPLYAGIVLIGGARFLESTLSINYDVAVLILTVIVAAYVITGGLIAVMYTDALQGTLMFIGMVFLLVFTYAKLGGVTAAHSALTAMNNLVPESLAAGGHLGWTSMPAFGSPIWWTLVSTLVLGVGIGVVAQPQLAVRFMTVKNDTALNRAALVGGPFILMMTGVAFTVGALSNAYFYQTVGKISVVVAGGNTDLIMPEFINSAMPSTFVVLFMLTLLAAAMSTLSSQFHTMGTSIGHDFYREYLKKGELGQTINITKAAIAFTILASVVLAYILPISIIARATAIFFGLCAAAFLPMYTGALFWKRMTKEGAIASLLVGTFSSLFWLAFVHKSEAVPLGISKAIFGVDTILTGTWTVVDPILVATPLAFVVAIVVSLMTKPTPQEHLDTCFKK, encoded by the coding sequence ATGGCACTCGACACACCGGTTCTCGGAATAATCATACTTGTATATCTTATGGTGATCTTTTATCTGGGATGGCTCGGATACAAGAAAACAAAAGAAACTGAAGACTACATGGTGGCAGGAAGGAAAATTCATCCTTATATTCTTGCACTCTCCTATGGTGCTACATTTATCAGTACTTCGGCTATAGTCGGTTTTGGTGGAGCCGCCGGTGCTCTTGGTATGGGACTCTTATGGCTTGCATTCATGAACATTTTTGTAGGAATTTTTATCGCATTCGTAGTATTCGGTTCAAAAACCCGCCGTATGGGACTTAACCTCAATGCTGTTACATTTCCTGAACTTATCGGAAGACGTTTCCAGTCAAGGTTCATCCAGGGATTCTCAGGAGCACTCATTGGTATATTCATGCCGCTTTACGCCGGTATCGTACTTATCGGAGGAGCAAGATTCCTTGAATCAACCCTCAGTATAAACTATGACGTTGCAGTTCTTATTCTCACAGTTATCGTAGCCGCTTATGTAATCACAGGTGGACTTATCGCTGTTATGTATACAGATGCCCTTCAGGGAACTCTCATGTTCATTGGAATGGTATTCCTGCTGGTATTCACATATGCAAAACTTGGTGGAGTTACTGCAGCCCATTCAGCACTCACTGCAATGAACAATCTTGTACCTGAAAGTCTTGCAGCAGGAGGACATCTGGGATGGACCTCCATGCCGGCATTCGGTTCACCAATTTGGTGGACACTGGTTTCAACACTTGTACTCGGTGTGGGAATTGGTGTGGTTGCACAACCTCAGCTTGCAGTAAGGTTCATGACAGTAAAGAACGACACAGCACTCAACAGAGCTGCACTTGTAGGCGGCCCTTTTATCCTCATGATGACAGGAGTAGCTTTCACAGTTGGTGCACTCTCAAATGCATACTTCTACCAGACAGTTGGCAAGATATCAGTAGTCGTTGCAGGTGGAAACACCGACCTTATAATGCCGGAGTTCATCAACAGTGCCATGCCAAGTACTTTTGTAGTCTTGTTCATGCTGACCCTGCTGGCAGCAGCAATGTCAACTCTCAGTTCACAGTTCCACACAATGGGAACATCGATCGGACACGATTTCTATCGTGAATACCTGAAGAAAGGTGAACTTGGACAGACAATCAACATAACAAAGGCAGCAATCGCATTCACAATCCTTGCAAGTGTAGTACTGGCATACATACTTCCGATCAGTATTATCGCCCGTGCAACCGCGATCTTCTTCGGACTTTGTGCAGCAGCTTTCCTGCCAATGTACACAGGAGCGCTGTTCTGGAAACGTATGACAAAGGAAGGTGCAATTGCAAGCCTGCTTGTTGGTACTTTCAGTAGTCTTTTCTGGCTTGCGTTCGTTCACAAATCAGAAGCAGTACCACTTGGAATAAGCAAAGCGATCTTTGGTGTCGACACTATTCTTACAGGAACATGGACAGTTGTAGATCCGATACTTGTAGCTACACCACTTGCTTTTGTAGTTGCCATCGTAGTCAGTCTTATGACTAAACCAACACCGCAGGAACACCTTGACACCTGCTTTAAGAAATAG
- a CDS encoding transcriptional regulator protein: protein MKDFEVKILDDTDYKFIEALKSLGMSRNVATTLTYLSNVEEASSQEIEMSTGLRQPEVSVAMRHMRERSWIDIHNKKAVGKGRPTKIYRLSAPVEDIIKHYEQKIIEDTKTTMDAITKLKDITKRM from the coding sequence ATGAAAGACTTTGAAGTAAAAATACTAGATGACACAGACTACAAGTTCATTGAAGCACTGAAAAGCCTGGGAATGTCCAGGAATGTAGCAACCACACTTACCTACCTTTCAAATGTGGAAGAAGCATCCTCTCAGGAGATCGAGATGAGCACAGGTCTGAGACAGCCAGAAGTAAGCGTTGCCATGAGGCACATGCGTGAAAGAAGCTGGATCGATATCCACAACAAGAAAGCAGTCGGAAAAGGCAGACCTACAAAGATCTACAGACTTTCCGCTCCGGTTGAAGATATCATCAAACACTATGAGCAGAAGATCATAGAAGACACTAAGACAACGATGGACGCTATCACAAAACTTAAGGACATTACTAAAAGAATGTAA
- a CDS encoding metal-dependent hydrolase: MDNVVLTWIGHSCFRIDVDETIILVDPFITENPSARVSVDELCPDIIAVTHGHWDHLGDTVEIAKRTGCTVVCIHELSQYLKSKDIKTEGMNIGGTIKIGNLSFTMTDARHSSSIDEAGREVDGGRAAGFVIKAGERSIYHAGDTGLFGDMALISRLYHPEIALLPIGGRYTMGPEDAALAVEMLRPRMVVPMHYNTFEAITQDSHYFVSLVKTVSDADVLIMEIDCPMIL, encoded by the coding sequence ATGGATAACGTTGTACTTACCTGGATCGGGCATTCATGTTTCAGGATAGATGTGGATGAAACCATTATTCTTGTTGATCCTTTTATTACGGAAAACCCCTCTGCCAGGGTTAGTGTAGATGAACTCTGCCCGGATATTATTGCAGTCACTCATGGTCATTGGGATCACCTTGGGGATACTGTGGAAATTGCTAAAAGAACGGGTTGTACAGTAGTTTGTATACATGAGTTGTCTCAGTATCTGAAGTCTAAGGACATTAAAACAGAGGGTATGAATATTGGCGGGACAATTAAGATAGGAAACTTAAGTTTTACAATGACTGACGCCAGACATTCTTCTTCCATTGATGAAGCAGGGAGGGAGGTAGATGGTGGCAGAGCTGCGGGTTTTGTTATAAAAGCAGGTGAAAGATCAATCTATCATGCAGGTGACACCGGATTATTTGGTGACATGGCACTCATATCCAGATTATATCACCCGGAAATTGCACTTCTTCCGATAGGGGGACGTTATACAATGGGTCCGGAAGATGCCGCACTGGCAGTGGAGATGTTGCGCCCCAGAATGGTTGTTCCAATGCATTACAACACATTTGAAGCTATTACCCAGGATTCACATTATTTTGTAAGTCTTGTAAAAACAGTGTCCGATGCAGACGTGCTTATTATGGAAATTGACTGCCCTATGATTTTATAA